ATAGATTAAAGTTAATTCTTCTGCAAAATATaaatatgtgttaataataattttatgttccttcctttaatatgttaaataatatttttagaacatatataaataaatgttcataacCCTTTGTtaaatgttctttatttttgCATATAATGTTCATACCTCCCTTAGACATATAATAACATAATGAAGAATTAGTGCATTCTATACACAAAGTAATAAAATGTTCAAACCTCTTTAGTTATTTATTCAAACACTATCAATAAATGATAAAAATAAGTGTTCAAACCTCTTTACTTATATATTGTGTATGTGCACAAGTGtcattcaatatatatatagttgTTCATACTTTTACTTCTAAATGTTCAAACTGAAACACCTAAAAGTTTACTGTTCCCTAATGTATATTTTAATTGGTTTTAAAACACGGGAGTTTATGGATGAGTTTGTGGGTATAATTCAAGCTGTTGGTGATAATTTGTCAAAGCTTTCTGATTCACTGAAGAAGGCGCAAGAATTCTTCCCAGGAAATGAGTTGGTGTCTAAAGTGGAAGCGTTCTTGTCAAAAATGGCAAAAGAACCATCATTAAGCCAAGATGAGTGGTCCGATGACTTCATTAAGGCTTTATTGGAGAAAGAAAAAGAGTTGTTGGATGCGATTAATCTGGAGAAGAAGAAAGCAGAAAAGGATAAGCAGAGATATGAGTATGATATCAAGAATGCATTTGACTTGGGACTTTCACCATCACCGATGGTAGATGATGACCAGTTGAAAGGCGAGAAAGCTGGTACATCCACCTCTACGCCAAATTTTTCTCTGGAAGAAATAGATGAATCTTTGGCTTCTTCTATGCTGAATCTAAAACAAAGAAGGGaggaagagaaaaaagaaaatgaaatcgCAAAAGCTAAGAAAATAGCGCAAGCAGAATCAGAAGTGAGAGAACCAGCTTCAGAAGAACCAAAAACAACAATGGAGCAGATTGTTGTACAAGCAGAGGAGAATGTCAACTTGGCTGCAGCTACAGTGGAGCCTGAGTTGCATGTATCAGAAATGATGCCTGCAACTAGTGTAATTCAAGAGGAGCCTGCACCAGAAGTGAGAAATAAAGAGGATCTTGCACCACAAGTGATTGAGAAGAAGGTTACACCAGAAGGGGTTGAGAAGCAGCCTGCAACAAATGAGACAAATGAAAATGCTGAACCACTTGTGGTTCAGAACAAGGTTGCACCGCAAATGGTTGAGGAGCCAGCAGAACCTCATACTCCTACACAGTCACAGGTGCAACAAGCAGAGGAAGATGAACAATCTGTTGGTGCTAGACAATCTTCTCTTTCTTCACCAACAACTCCATTTAATAAAGTCTCAATATCAACATTAATTTCAAGGACAAAAACAGATTTGAAATTGGACGAAAATTTTGAAGACAAAGGAGGATAAAAGATGAAGGAGAAGGGTAAATTTTAACTGTATTTAGACTGAATTTGTATTTATAAAACTTTGgttatattatgaaaaatattttgaaaacataataatGTTTTGGTTATTTAAAATGTCATGATTGAATTTTTTAatctttttgtttttcattaatATTCATTCTTTTTATACGTTTTGTTCAAACTTGTTTAATATGTTCATACTTTTctgttttttgttctttcttttcaaacttgttaaattcTTGGATCATTCTTCTGGAAtattatgttctttctttttgtactttttgttcattcttttattttatatgttcatactttaaatttttttgttctttcttgttcaaACCTGTTAACTTCTTTGTTCTTTcttatgaaattttttattctttcttgttgaattttttattcTCTTTATTTATCTTATATGTTCATACTTTTGATcttatatgttcatatttttagGCTTATATGTTCTTACTCTTTGTATTATCTTTTTCAGTAATATATGTATGTACgtttctttaatttttgtttatgtttgttTGTATTTAatattcatttgtttttttttataattatgttgattttttgttaaattttttgaaaatacaGAAATGAGAAAGGTGACAAAAGACCTCACAGAATTCACAAACTACCGACTGCCTTTTCTTCTCCATATTTGGTCAAGTATCGAGACTTGTTCAAAAATCTGGACACAATGCATCAAAGCCTAGCAGATTATGTCTTAAGTGGTGAAGACAAcatgtattttctttaatttcacgtaaaaataagtttaaatttaaattcttaTACTTCCTCCTAATTTACTTCCTATTTGTAGTGAGGTTCTTTATTTTGATGGATATAACTACATCAATAGAGAGGACATGAAAACACTGGTTGAAGATGCGGAGGTGGTTGACTGTGTAATTGattaatggtcaaagtatcTAAATGCAAAGGGCCATAAGGATAAACTCTTCCTTTCAACAGTTCCATATGTAAGTATAATAATTGatgttatttaaaaaaattcattttgTTTATATAAAACGATCAATCCTTCCTGGCCTtatattcattattgttttattatttcaaaTATTATAAGTTATGATCAATTTTATTAAACAGAATGTTGAATATTAAAACAAGTAatgtttaataaatttaaatagaatGTTCACAATTACAATACATAatgttcaaaattttgaaatggaatatcattattaaaataaataatgttAAAACATAATTAAGATAACAAGATGATTAAATTGAAATGTTCATTAGTATTGTAACTAATTTTAAATATCTTAATAATTGAATGTTCATTATCTTTAAATGCAGCATATAATGTGCACAAACAAAGTATGTCCAGCAGGAACCTCCTACGAACAAAGGCTTGAAGATTTTCAACGCAGGATTAACGAAGAACTGGATAACTATAAGTTTAAAAACATTGATCAATTTAAACAGGTAAACCTATATAAATTCTTAGCCATTCCTCAAagtttaatgttcattttaatgtATATAATTCCCGGACCCGATTGATGCACAGCAGGTGAAAGGATTATTCATTGTTTTTTACTTAAATAATTACCTCTTTTCCAGATATTCATCCCTGTCCTTGCTGCAAAACACTTCTATCTCCTAGTCATCAACCATTACGCTGAAACTATGGATGTAATTGACAACAGGCCTCTACCAAGAAATGTAAAATTTAAAGCTAAATACGAGGGCCACCGAGAAGTTGTGGTAAGAAATAAATCATTCATAAATGTATATTTGTAACATCAAAGATAATTATCTTACTATTATGAACATAAATTCCAGATGGATGCTTTTGCAAAATATATGGGCACATTTAATTATGACGTAgaacctgttaggttatgattcatatgacaaaacataaatcatgcggaaaaaccataaagccaggaaagcatattatttacacataatcatttagaatagtttagatgcatacactttgttgcgtgccctccctagctacgcccgaaccgaacaagaacaagtctttaggactccaagtgtcgtccctccgtagatagtccacagcacgtccggatccgccttgagcttgaccaactagaatcgcccttaaggtagcttaggaatttcggctattaggtgcaagtgtatggctgatttttcttcaaaatcttacctttagaatacttcaattgtttctataaattatgaccctaggcacctatttatagaggtatggaaaaggaactggaatcctactaggatacgaattaattaaactagaatcctagtagaactcttatttaattaatttatccttttaggattatgaatttaatcatatatcgaaacctgatagctttaggattcgtatagcacacaaacacacacacacgcacgtacagcagcccacgaggggcgccatgcgcgcgcgcgcagcccgcgagcactcgcagcccattgccacgaggcccacacgctgccgcagccttggcgcgcgctgggcctgccttgcggtgtgcctgacgcagccttggctggtgcgttgtggcgcgctggcttgttgggcgatggcccggcttcgtgctgggccttcgtctggcaggcctcattcgatgctaatttgtacgatacgcttccgatttaaattcccgattttccgatacgaacaatatttaatatttccgattccggaattaatttccgtttcgaacaaatatttaatatttccgtttccggaattattttccaattccgataatatttccgattctgacaatatttccgtttccggcaatatttccgattccggcaatatttccatttccattaatatttttcgatacgtaccatgtttccgtttccggcaacatttacgacttggataatatttatatttccgatacgatccatatttccgttttcggtaatatcatcgtttccggagtattcatttcttgcttgtgacgatctcagctcccactgaaaccaagatctcgattccgaatatccatagatggagtatttaatgccattagatacttgatccgtttacgtactatttgtgtgaccctacgggttcagtcaagagtaagctgtggattaatatcattaattccacttgaactgaagcggcctctagctaggcattcagctcacttgatctcactgaattattaacttgttaattaatactgaaccgcatttattagacttaatattatatgcatacttggaccaagggcactatttccttcagtctcccacttgtccttagggacaagtgtgcatttacctaattcctttgtcgctcgatgcttgctcttgaacataaggtaagagttgtcatccttattatgtccagaggtgtttctcggtttcagagttcaactgatcaaaaaaacagataatcatagcctatgattcatccgagcacggccatgcatttcacagtttctagctctccgagtggccttgtacaacttttaagcatctcatcccgatttatgggaggacaatcccaatcttgcgatcttgagattagacttcgtttgataggtgattacctgagcgttgcctttatagcctccttttacggtgcgacggttggtcaacgtcaaagcaaccagttctcaaataagtaatctcaaatcactcaggtattgaggatttagtgtctaataattttaatgaaatttacttatgaaagattttcatctcttacagtaaagtttcataggtctgtccgatactagtcttcccaaagtaagtatctatgcaaatgattatgacattgccatgtccacatagttcaagaaacagaactactagtcatcttgcattccagtcgtctaacgttttctatgcgtccaattttatagaaaactccgaccagggaccattttcaacctttgacattcaagttcacttgatagacatttcttagtcacaggactggtcctgacagtctatcttgaatatatcgtcaaattgaagggactcatcatttaataaaccacaaattaaagggaaaaatgaattctattcatttattgtgaatgattaaccaataatgttttacaaagaattaaactctaaaactttaaaacattaaataaggacatcaaagccattctccaatatgcttgattcccatagctgcagtgtgcgagttatgcttcgcctgcggcagaggtttggTCAAATGGatttgatatgttgtcatcagttccaatctttcttatctcgacttcttttctttcaacgaactctcgtagaaggtgaaatctacgaagtacatgcttgactctttggtggtgtctaggctcttttgcctgtgcaatagctccgttattatcacaatacagggctattggtcctttaatggaggggactacaccaagttcacctatgaacttccttagccatatagcttcctttgttgcttcatgtgcagcaatgtactctgcttcagttgtagaatccgcaatggtgctttgcttagcacttttccagcttactgcacctctgttgaggcagaagacaaacccagattgtgatctgaaatcatctttgtcgatttggaaacttgcgtccgtatagcctttaacaattaattcatcatctccaccatagaccaagaagtcatctttgtgccttttcaggtacttcagaatattcttggcagcagtccaatgtgcctctcctgggtctgactggtatctgctcgtagcactgagtgcgtacgcaacatccgggcgtgtacatatcatagcatacattattgaaccaatcaatgatgcatatggaatcccattcattcgtctacgctcatcaagtgtttttgggcactgagtcttgcttagagtcattccatgagacatgggtaggtagccttgcttggagtctgccatcttgaacctttcaagcaccttaatgatataagtgctttgactaagtccaatcatctttttagatctatctctgtaaatcttgatgcccaatatgtattgtgcttctcctagatccttcatcgaaaaacatttcccaagccaaatcttgacagagttcaacataggaatgtcatttccgatgagtaatatgtcgtcgacatatagtactagaaaagcaattttgctcccactgaccttcttgtatacacaagattcgtctgcgttcttgatgaaaccaaagtcactgactgcttcatcaaaacgtatattccagctccttgatgcctgcttcaatccgtagatttatTTCTTTagattgcatacctttttagcattctttggatcctcaaaaccttcaggttgtgtcataaacacagtttctgtcaaaacgtcgtttaagaaagcggttttgacacccatctgccatatttcgtaatcgtaatatgcagcgattgctaacattatccgaatagactttagcattgcaactggtgaaaaggtttcatcgtaatccacaccgtggacttgcatgtaaccttttgcaaccaatctagctttgaaaacttcaagtttcccatccttgtcctttttcagtttgaaaacccatttgcttccaatggcttggtagccatctggcaaatcgaccaaatcccatacttggttttcagacatggagtctaatttagattgcatggcttcatgccattgcttggagctagggctcgtcatagcttgtttgtaagtcacaggttcatcactttcaagtaatagaa
This Spinacia oleracea cultivar Varoflay chromosome 6, BTI_SOV_V1, whole genome shotgun sequence DNA region includes the following protein-coding sequences:
- the LOC110803954 gene encoding uncharacterized protein, which translates into the protein MDEFVGIIQAVGDNLSKLSDSLKKAQEFFPGNELVSKVEAFLSKMAKEPSLSQDEWSDDFIKALLEKEKELLDAINLEKKKAEKDKQRYEYDIKNAFDLGLSPSPMVDDDQLKGEKAGTSTSTPNFSLEEIDESLASSMLNLKQRREEEKKENEIAKAKKIAQAESEVREPASEEPKTTMEQIVVQAEENVNLAAATVEPELHVSEMMPATSVIQEEPAPEVRNKEDLAPQVIEKKVTPEGVEKQPATNETNENAEPLVVQNKVAPQMVEEPAEPHTPTQSQVQQAEEDEQSVGARQSSLSSPTTPFNKVSISTLISRTKTDLKLDENFEDKGG